A window of the Paralichthys olivaceus isolate ysfri-2021 chromosome 5, ASM2471397v2, whole genome shotgun sequence genome harbors these coding sequences:
- the s1pr2 gene encoding sphingosine 1-phosphate receptor 2 translates to MNLCRKATVLCQPVTMTTKYSQYYNSSLIRAYYASAKNMTAQELEKLIENKKGLTTLNIVIVVLCTIIILENLLVLIAVFRNKKFHSAMFFFIGNLAFSDLLAGSAYIANIFLSGSKTFELVPVQWFIREGTAFIALAASVFSLLAIAIERYIAITKVKVYGSTKTCRMFLLIGACWVTSILLGGLPIIGWNCINNLSECSAVLPLYSKKYTVFVMSIFSLILLSIVILYVKIYLIVRSSHQEATNSPAYALLKTVTIVLGVFIMCWLPAFIILLLDSSCDIRSCNILSKANIFFGFATLNSALNPVIYTLRSKDMRKEFLRVLCCWGVLQSGRPTDRCLVPLKSSSSLEHCTNKHEHQTTPIMQDCTTCV, encoded by the coding sequence ATGAATCTTTGCCGTAAAGCCACCGTGCTCTGCCAGCCCGTCACCATGACGACCAAGTATTCCCAGTACTACAATAGCAGTCTGATCCGTGCCTACTATGCGTCCGCAAAGAACATGACCGCGCAGGAGTTGGAGAAGCTCATTGAGAATAAAAAAGGGCTCACCACCCTCAACATCGTCATCGTGGTCCTCTGCACCATCATCATCCTGGAGAATCTGCTGGTCCTCATCGCCGTCTTCCGCAACAAGAAGTTCCACTCCgccatgtttttcttcatcGGCAATCTGGCGTTCTCTGACCTGCTGGCAGGCTCAGCCTACATAGCCAACATTTTCCTATCAGGGTCAAAAACTTTCGAGCTGGTGCCTGTGCAGTGGTTCATCCGTGAGGGCACTGCGTTTATCGCTCTGGCCGCTTCCGTTTTCAGCTTGCTGGCGATAGCTATAGAGCGCTACATAGCTATCACCAAGGTGAAGGTGTACGGCTCCACCAAAACATGCCGCATGTTCCTCCTGATAGGAGCATGTTGGGTCACCTCCATCCTGCTCGGGGGACTACCCATCATTGGCTGGAATTGCATCAACAACCTCAGTGAATGCTCGGCCGTGTTGCCACTCTACTCAAAGAAATACACTGTCTTTGTCATGAGCATTTTCAGCCTCATATTGCTCTCTATTGTCATCCTTTATGTGAAGATCTATTTGATTGTACGCTCCAGCCACCAGGAAGCAACCAACTCACCGGCCTATGCCCTTTTGAAAACAGTCACAATAGTGCTGGGTGTCTTCATCATGTGCTGGCTGCCAGCTTTTATCATCCTCCTCCTAGACTCATCCTGCGACATAAGGTCCTGCAATATCCTCTCCAAAGCAAACATCTTTTTTGGCTTTGCCACTCTGAACTCAGCTCTTAACCCAGTCATCTACACACTGCGCAGCAAGGACATGAGGAAGGAGTTCCTGCGCGTGCTGTGCTGCTGGGGGGTGCTGCAGAGCGGGCGGCCCACTGACCGCTGTCTGGTCCCTCTAAAGAGCTCCAGCTCCCTGGAACACTGCACGAACAAACACGAACACCAGACCACACCCATCATGCAAGATTGTACTACCTGTGTCTAA